The Halarchaeum grantii genome contains a region encoding:
- a CDS encoding response regulator transcription factor, whose protein sequence is MIPDSPADGTPSGVDTTEEDRPTVLAVDDDEDLADTYAIWLDGDYDVRTTYDGESAIDAVDSDVDVVLLDRRMPDMSGGDVLDAIRERGYDVRVSMLTAVEPDEDILDMPFDEYLVKPVTRDDVVDTVENLLARSEYDDDLQAYFAVSAKLATLEAQLTPDERDESAAYRDLQRRKADLEARVQDSLDDVEGFEDAFREVEN, encoded by the coding sequence ATGATACCCGACTCCCCGGCCGACGGCACACCCTCCGGCGTCGACACCACCGAGGAGGACCGACCGACCGTTCTCGCCGTCGACGACGACGAGGACCTCGCCGACACGTACGCCATCTGGCTCGACGGCGACTACGACGTCCGAACCACCTACGACGGGGAGAGCGCTATCGACGCCGTCGACTCCGACGTCGACGTCGTCCTCCTCGACCGCCGCATGCCCGACATGTCCGGCGGCGACGTGCTCGACGCCATCCGCGAGCGGGGCTACGACGTCCGGGTCTCCATGCTCACCGCCGTCGAGCCGGACGAGGACATCCTCGACATGCCCTTCGACGAGTACCTCGTGAAGCCCGTGACGCGCGACGACGTCGTCGACACCGTCGAGAACCTGCTCGCGCGCTCCGAGTACGACGACGACCTGCAGGCGTACTTCGCCGTCTCCGCGAAGCTCGCCACACTCGAGGCCCAACTCACCCCCGACGAGCGCGACGAGAGCGCCGCCTATCGGGACCTCCAACGCCGCAAGGCCGACCTCGAAGCGCGCGTTCAGGACTCCCTCGACGACGTCGAGGGGTTCGAGGACGCCTTTCGGGAAGTCGAGAACTAG
- the ppc gene encoding phosphoenolpyruvate carboxylase — protein MGLHGRSVRQDVRELGDLLGEAVERHASRDAFEAVEDARTAAIDYRQGETSTRDELRNVLAENDEEVNASVARAFTTYFELVNLAEERERVRSLREDEDDGTLADSLPAAVERLADDGAAPSDVRDVLEAVRVVPTFTAHPTEARRKTVKATLVRVTDLLEELDQHRLTKRERANKLARLDALVESLWTTKQVRGRRPEPFDEARNVHWYLANVIFDQVPEMYARLEDALEEHYEEPPAVPEILDFRSWAGSDRDGNPFVTPEVTTKTLERQRDLVVENYRDALDDVSGVLSQDATRMDLASVEASLDRDAERVPSLVSGARERYPDEPLRQKVLVMWRRLGRITDVRPGGYDDYEEFLADIDVVEDALRANDADRIADEYIDPLERQVRTFRFHLASLDLRDHQEMHTGALEEALEREGVDYRSMDEDERVEFLTEATLQTENVLDLTDTEDLSDEAARVLSRFDALGGWHEEYGEEAIDTYCISMTERPSHVLEVLFLADQAGVVDLPEHCGLDVVPLLETESALANARETMETLFDNDAYGAALEARGTVQEVMLGYSDSNKENGFLAANWALNEAQRKLAAITDDLGVELRLFHGRGGSISRGGGPMNEALLALPPETVTGEVKFTQQGESIAETYGNPYIAERNLEQMLNAQIRARHDAVSRGDSTALDDPGSDIDAEWETAMETMASAARDAYVDLLGTEGFVQYFEQATPITVIEELNMGSRPASRSKERSVEDLRAIPWVFSWTQSRCIVPGWFGVGTGIEAYLDAGGDVETLREMYEAWPFFRTMLDRASMALARTEMEIAEEYADLADPDLRERIFPTIESEYGRSSDAVLDITEADALITREWLTESLERRNPYVDPLNLLQVDLLRQSHRTEAAEQTLRLSVKGIAAGMKNTG, from the coding sequence ATGGGTTTACACGGACGGAGCGTCCGGCAGGACGTACGGGAGTTAGGCGACCTCCTGGGTGAAGCGGTCGAACGACACGCGTCCCGAGACGCCTTCGAGGCCGTCGAAGACGCGCGAACCGCCGCGATCGACTATCGTCAGGGGGAGACGTCGACGCGCGACGAACTCCGGAACGTCCTCGCGGAGAACGACGAGGAAGTCAACGCCTCCGTCGCCCGGGCGTTCACGACGTATTTCGAATTAGTGAACTTGGCCGAGGAGCGAGAGCGCGTCCGCTCGCTCCGCGAGGACGAGGACGACGGCACGCTCGCCGACAGCCTCCCCGCCGCCGTCGAGCGCCTCGCCGACGACGGCGCCGCTCCGTCCGACGTTCGGGACGTCCTCGAGGCGGTTCGCGTCGTCCCGACGTTCACGGCGCACCCGACCGAAGCGCGCCGGAAGACGGTGAAGGCGACGCTCGTCCGGGTGACCGACCTCCTCGAGGAACTCGACCAGCACCGCCTCACGAAGCGCGAGCGCGCGAACAAACTCGCGCGCCTCGACGCGCTCGTCGAGAGTCTCTGGACGACGAAGCAGGTCCGCGGGCGCCGCCCCGAGCCGTTCGACGAGGCGCGCAACGTCCACTGGTACCTCGCGAACGTCATCTTCGACCAGGTCCCCGAGATGTACGCGCGTCTCGAGGACGCCCTCGAGGAGCACTACGAGGAGCCGCCGGCCGTCCCCGAAATCCTCGACTTCCGCTCGTGGGCCGGGAGCGACCGGGACGGTAACCCGTTCGTCACCCCGGAGGTGACGACGAAGACCCTCGAGCGCCAGCGCGACCTCGTCGTCGAGAACTACCGCGACGCCCTCGACGACGTCTCGGGCGTCCTCAGTCAGGACGCGACGCGGATGGACCTCGCCAGCGTCGAGGCGTCGCTCGACCGGGACGCCGAGCGCGTCCCCTCGCTCGTCTCCGGCGCGCGCGAGCGCTACCCCGACGAGCCGCTGCGCCAGAAGGTGCTCGTGATGTGGCGCCGGCTCGGGCGCATCACCGACGTCCGTCCCGGCGGCTACGACGACTACGAGGAGTTCCTCGCGGACATCGACGTCGTCGAGGACGCCCTGCGCGCGAACGACGCCGACCGCATCGCCGACGAGTACATCGACCCGCTCGAGCGCCAGGTCCGGACGTTCCGCTTCCACCTCGCGAGCCTCGACCTCCGCGACCACCAGGAGATGCACACGGGCGCGCTCGAGGAGGCACTGGAGCGCGAGGGCGTCGATTATAGGAGTATGGACGAGGACGAGCGCGTCGAGTTCCTCACCGAGGCCACGCTCCAGACGGAGAACGTCCTCGACCTCACCGACACCGAGGACCTGAGCGACGAGGCCGCGCGCGTGCTCTCGCGCTTCGACGCGCTCGGCGGCTGGCACGAGGAGTACGGCGAGGAGGCCATCGACACCTACTGCATCAGCATGACCGAGCGCCCGAGCCACGTCCTCGAAGTGCTCTTCCTCGCCGATCAGGCGGGCGTCGTCGACCTCCCCGAGCACTGCGGGCTCGACGTCGTCCCCCTCCTCGAGACGGAGTCCGCGCTCGCGAACGCCCGCGAGACCATGGAGACCCTCTTCGACAACGACGCCTACGGCGCGGCCCTCGAAGCGCGGGGCACCGTTCAGGAAGTCATGCTCGGCTACAGCGACTCGAACAAGGAGAACGGCTTCCTCGCCGCGAACTGGGCGCTCAACGAGGCCCAGCGCAAACTCGCGGCGATCACGGACGACCTCGGCGTCGAGTTGCGCCTCTTCCACGGTCGCGGCGGCTCCATCTCCCGCGGCGGCGGCCCGATGAACGAGGCGCTCCTCGCGCTCCCGCCGGAGACCGTCACGGGCGAGGTGAAGTTCACCCAGCAGGGCGAGTCCATCGCCGAAACCTACGGCAACCCCTACATCGCCGAGCGGAACCTCGAACAGATGCTGAACGCGCAGATCCGCGCGCGCCACGACGCGGTCTCCCGGGGCGACTCGACGGCCCTCGACGACCCCGGCTCCGACATCGACGCCGAGTGGGAGACGGCGATGGAGACGATGGCGAGCGCCGCCCGCGACGCGTACGTCGACCTCCTCGGCACCGAGGGGTTCGTCCAGTACTTCGAGCAGGCGACCCCCATCACGGTCATCGAGGAGCTGAACATGGGCTCGCGGCCCGCGAGCCGCTCGAAGGAGCGCTCCGTGGAGGACCTGCGGGCGATCCCGTGGGTGTTCTCGTGGACGCAGAGCCGCTGTATCGTCCCCGGGTGGTTCGGCGTCGGCACCGGCATCGAGGCCTATCTCGACGCCGGCGGTGACGTCGAGACCCTACGCGAGATGTACGAGGCGTGGCCGTTCTTCCGGACGATGCTCGACCGGGCGTCCATGGCGCTCGCGCGCACCGAGATGGAGATCGCCGAGGAGTACGCCGACCTCGCCGACCCCGACCTCCGCGAGCGCATCTTCCCCACCATCGAGTCCGAGTACGGGCGCTCGAGCGACGCCGTCCTCGACATCACCGAGGCGGACGCGCTCATCACGCGCGAGTGGCTCACCGAGAGCCTCGAACGCCGCAACCCCTACGTCGACCCGCTCAACCTCCTGCAGGTGGACCTCCTCCGGCAGAGCCACCGCACCGAGGCGGCCGAGCAGACGCTGCGCCTGAGCGTGAAGGGGATCGCCGCCGGCATGAAGAACACCGGGTAG
- a CDS encoding ABC transporter ATP-binding protein, which yields MPPAIRVEGLEKDYGDVRALDGLDLTVPEGSFFGLLGPNGAGKTTFINVLVGLVRKSGGRAEVFGHDVEDDYQGARDAIGLAPQEFNVDRFFPIREVLMHKAGYHGVPEDEAAERAERALKRVGIYDKRDVRFDWLSGGMKRRFMLARALVTDPDLLILDEPTAGVDVELRHDLWEVITDLNDEGTTVLLTTHYIEEAERLCDEVAIIDSGRKVTVATPDELTEKGGDTLTVALDAEPDDVPDIDDERVESLELDGDELVVRTPSASELVPEVVRQLDAQGYTAVDIDIERTSLEEVFVELTRRDEEETRESNDTDGEDDAADAERAVAETQR from the coding sequence ATGCCACCAGCGATACGCGTCGAGGGCCTGGAGAAGGACTACGGCGACGTCCGGGCGCTCGACGGCCTCGACCTCACCGTTCCCGAGGGGTCGTTCTTCGGGCTCCTCGGGCCGAACGGCGCGGGGAAGACGACGTTCATCAACGTCCTCGTCGGCCTCGTGCGCAAGAGCGGCGGCCGCGCCGAGGTGTTCGGCCACGACGTCGAGGACGACTACCAGGGCGCGCGCGACGCCATCGGCCTCGCGCCACAGGAGTTCAACGTCGACCGCTTCTTCCCCATCCGCGAGGTGCTGATGCACAAGGCGGGCTACCACGGCGTCCCCGAGGACGAGGCCGCCGAGCGCGCCGAGCGCGCGCTGAAGCGCGTCGGCATCTACGACAAGCGCGACGTCCGCTTCGACTGGCTTTCCGGCGGGATGAAGCGGCGCTTCATGCTCGCGCGCGCTCTGGTCACCGACCCCGACCTCCTCATCCTCGACGAACCCACGGCCGGCGTCGACGTCGAGTTGCGCCACGACCTCTGGGAGGTCATCACCGACCTGAACGACGAGGGAACCACCGTCCTCCTCACCACGCACTACATCGAGGAGGCCGAACGCCTCTGTGACGAGGTCGCGATCATCGACTCCGGGCGGAAGGTGACGGTCGCGACGCCCGACGAACTCACCGAGAAGGGCGGTGACACCCTCACCGTCGCGCTCGACGCCGAACCCGACGACGTACCGGACATCGACGACGAGCGCGTCGAGAGCCTCGAACTCGACGGCGACGAGCTCGTGGTCCGCACGCCGTCGGCGAGCGAACTCGTCCCCGAGGTCGTCCGCCAACTCGACGCGCAGGGCTACACCGCAGTCGACATCGACATCGAGCGCACGTCGCTCGAGGAGGTGTTCGTCGAGCTGACGCGCCGCGACGAGGAGGAGACGCGCGAATCGAACGACACCGACGGCGAGGACGACGCGGCGGACGCGGAGCGCGCCGTCGCGGAGACACAGCGATGA
- a CDS encoding ABC transporter permease, whose translation MSALFPTGLKTLTKREILRFLRRPWNTFLPPFITNVLYFSVFGVILGARIREVGGVPYIQFILPGLVVLGAIGNAFENASFSIFHGRWNEYIHEPLTSPLSYRSMVFSYVASSALRGIIIGVLIAVIGAFFTPVHSLAHPAYAVAFLLIITVLFAGFGVIGGLVAEDFDHLTVLNQFILRPLVFFGGVFYSLDALEGAALTASYLNPMVYMVNGVRYGVLGVSDIPVNEALGVLTGLTVVVLAVDVYLFKRGYGLTD comes from the coding sequence ATGAGTGCGCTGTTCCCGACGGGACTGAAGACGCTCACGAAGCGCGAGATCCTGCGCTTCCTCCGCCGGCCGTGGAACACCTTCCTCCCGCCGTTCATCACGAACGTCCTCTACTTCTCCGTCTTCGGCGTCATCCTCGGCGCGCGCATCCGCGAGGTCGGCGGCGTCCCCTACATCCAGTTCATCCTCCCCGGCCTCGTCGTCCTCGGCGCCATCGGGAACGCCTTCGAGAACGCCTCGTTCTCCATCTTCCACGGGCGCTGGAACGAGTACATCCACGAACCGCTCACGTCCCCGCTCTCCTATCGGTCGATGGTGTTCAGCTACGTCGCCTCCTCGGCGCTCCGGGGTATCATCATCGGCGTCCTCATCGCCGTCATCGGCGCGTTCTTCACGCCCGTCCACTCGCTCGCCCACCCGGCGTACGCCGTCGCGTTCCTCCTCATCATCACCGTGCTCTTCGCCGGCTTCGGCGTCATCGGCGGCCTCGTCGCCGAGGACTTCGACCACCTCACGGTCCTCAACCAGTTCATCCTCCGGCCGCTCGTCTTCTTCGGCGGCGTCTTCTACTCGCTGGACGCCCTCGAAGGCGCGGCGCTCACCGCCTCCTACCTCAACCCCATGGTCTACATGGTGAACGGCGTCCGCTACGGCGTCCTCGGAGTGTCTGACATCCCCGTGAACGAGGCGCTGGGCGTCCTGACGGGACTGACCGTCGTCGTGCTCGCCGTCGACGTCTACCTCTTCAAGCGCGGCTACGGCCTCACCGACTGA
- the rtcA gene encoding RNA 3'-terminal phosphate cyclase: protein MMSVDGSMGGGQLVRTAATFAALTGESVEVTDVRGAREEPGLKRQHVAALEAVAAACDADLAGAEAGSERVAVDPGALDGGETRVDVGTAGSVPLILDAVLPLAARLEAPYRVTVSGGTDVQWAPPLDYLTDVKLPVLRAHGLDASVTPTRRGFYPAGGGAVTLTVRPSTLTPLDLRERGRLRHLAVESAASESLREADVAERQADAAVEALQSTAAVPVLRESAYDETASSGSVVTVVAAYEHARAGFSALGERGTPAEAVAEGAVESFRAFDRTPASADAHLADQLLPYLALAGGVYTTPERTAHLETHADLLGTFGFDVDVADADGVVRVSR from the coding sequence ATGATGTCGGTCGACGGCTCGATGGGGGGTGGCCAGCTCGTCCGGACGGCCGCGACGTTCGCGGCGCTCACCGGCGAGTCCGTGGAAGTGACGGACGTCCGCGGGGCGCGCGAGGAACCCGGCTTGAAGCGCCAGCACGTCGCGGCGCTGGAGGCGGTCGCAGCGGCGTGCGACGCGGACCTCGCGGGCGCCGAGGCGGGGTCCGAGCGCGTCGCCGTCGACCCGGGCGCGCTCGATGGTGGCGAAACGCGCGTCGACGTCGGGACGGCGGGGAGCGTGCCGCTCATCCTCGACGCCGTCCTCCCGCTCGCGGCGCGCCTCGAGGCGCCCTATCGCGTGACGGTGTCGGGCGGGACGGACGTGCAGTGGGCGCCGCCGCTCGACTACCTCACCGACGTGAAGCTTCCGGTGCTCCGCGCGCACGGCCTCGACGCGAGCGTGACGCCGACCCGTCGCGGGTTCTACCCGGCGGGCGGCGGCGCGGTGACGCTGACCGTGCGGCCCTCAACGCTCACTCCGCTCGACCTCCGGGAGCGCGGGCGACTGCGACACCTCGCGGTCGAATCGGCGGCGAGCGAGTCGCTCCGCGAGGCCGACGTCGCCGAGCGGCAGGCGGACGCGGCCGTCGAGGCGCTCCAGTCGACGGCGGCGGTGCCCGTCCTCCGCGAGTCCGCCTACGACGAGACGGCCTCGTCGGGGTCGGTGGTGACGGTGGTCGCGGCGTACGAGCACGCTCGCGCGGGGTTCTCGGCGCTCGGGGAGCGCGGGACGCCGGCCGAGGCGGTGGCCGAGGGCGCCGTCGAGTCGTTCCGTGCGTTCGACCGGACGCCGGCGAGCGCCGACGCCCACCTCGCCGACCAGCTCCTCCCGTACCTCGCGCTCGCGGGCGGGGTGTACACGACGCCCGAGCGGACGGCACACCTCGAGACGCACGCCGACCTCCTCGGGACGTTCGGGTTCGACGTCGACGTCGCGGACGCGGACGGGGTCGTCCGCGTCAGTCGGTGA
- a CDS encoding DUF1684 domain-containing protein — translation MPEQDFDEPAWRERIEEYRAEKDEFLAEHPQSPIPPEERDDFDGLDYYAPDPKYRVVARIQEPSEIEEVELETTSGPDRTYERVATLGFTLEDEHHVLEAYAAPSQEGLFVPFTDATSGEETYGKGRYLELDVETFETGDDVAVDFNTAYSPFCAYNEGFACVIPPEKNHVSVPVRAGERAP, via the coding sequence ATGCCCGAGCAGGACTTCGACGAGCCGGCGTGGCGCGAGCGTATCGAGGAGTACCGCGCGGAAAAGGACGAGTTCCTCGCCGAGCACCCCCAGTCGCCGATTCCGCCCGAGGAGCGCGACGACTTCGACGGCCTCGACTACTACGCGCCCGACCCCAAATACCGCGTGGTCGCGCGCATCCAGGAGCCGAGCGAGATCGAAGAGGTCGAGTTGGAGACGACGAGCGGCCCCGACCGGACGTACGAGCGGGTCGCGACGCTCGGGTTCACGCTCGAGGACGAGCACCACGTCTTAGAGGCGTACGCCGCGCCGTCACAGGAGGGGCTCTTCGTGCCCTTCACGGACGCGACGAGCGGCGAGGAGACCTACGGGAAGGGGCGCTATCTCGAACTCGACGTCGAGACGTTCGAGACGGGCGACGACGTCGCCGTCGACTTCAACACCGCGTACAGCCCCTTCTGCGCGTACAACGAGGGCTTCGCGTGCGTCATTCCACCGGAAAAGAACCACGTCAGCGTACCGGTACGAGCGGGCGAGCGAGCGCCCTAG
- a CDS encoding transcription initiation factor IIB, giving the protein MSDTSIRTFTSDRQHTESTVEEESETRTDTTICPECGGDLRTDEGHGETVCSDCGLVVEDDAIDRGPEWRAFNSQEKDQKSRVGAPTTNMMHDKGLSTNIGWQDKDAYGNSLSSRQRQKMQRLRTWNERFRTRNSKERNLKQALGEIERMSSALGLPKEVRETASVIYRRALNEDLLPGRSIEGVATAALYAAARQMQTPRSIDEVATVSRIDDMEFKRTYRYIVRELKLEVAPADPASYVPRFVSELDLNDEVERRARDLLKTAGDKGVTSGKSPVGLAAAAIYAASLLANQKVTQSEVSAVTDVSEVTIRNRYQELLEAAETVQ; this is encoded by the coding sequence ATGAGCGACACCAGCATCCGCACGTTCACCAGCGACCGCCAGCACACCGAGAGCACCGTCGAGGAGGAGTCCGAGACGCGAACCGACACCACGATCTGTCCCGAGTGTGGGGGCGACCTCCGCACCGACGAGGGGCACGGCGAAACCGTCTGTTCGGACTGTGGCCTCGTCGTCGAGGACGACGCCATCGACCGCGGGCCCGAGTGGCGGGCGTTCAACTCCCAGGAGAAGGACCAGAAATCGCGCGTCGGGGCCCCCACCACGAACATGATGCACGACAAGGGCCTCTCGACGAACATCGGCTGGCAGGACAAGGACGCCTACGGCAACTCCCTCTCGAGCCGCCAACGCCAGAAGATGCAGCGCCTCCGCACCTGGAACGAGCGCTTCCGCACCCGTAACAGCAAGGAGCGAAACCTGAAGCAGGCGCTCGGCGAAATCGAGCGCATGAGCTCCGCCCTCGGCCTCCCGAAGGAGGTCCGCGAGACGGCGTCGGTCATCTATCGCCGCGCGCTCAACGAGGACCTCCTCCCCGGGCGCTCCATCGAGGGCGTCGCCACCGCCGCACTCTACGCGGCGGCGCGCCAGATGCAGACGCCGCGCTCCATCGACGAGGTCGCGACCGTCTCGCGCATCGACGACATGGAGTTCAAGCGGACGTATCGCTACATCGTCCGCGAGCTCAAGCTCGAAGTCGCGCCCGCCGACCCCGCGAGCTACGTCCCGCGCTTCGTCAGCGAACTCGACCTCAACGACGAGGTCGAGCGACGCGCACGCGACCTGCTCAAGACCGCCGGCGACAAGGGCGTCACCAGCGGGAAGTCGCCGGTCGGCCTCGCCGCCGCCGCGATCTACGCGGCGAGCCTGCTCGCCAACCAGAAGGTCACCCAGAGCGAGGTCAGCGCCGTGACCGACGTCTCCGAGGTCACCATCCGCAACCGCTATCAGGAGCTCCTCGAGGCCGCCGAAACGGTCCAGTAA
- a CDS encoding DUF7112 family protein, which produces MADRVTSEGVRTVETTLERYGPTNRPQLRVGDPDAVPVGEVVRLVVDGTEYRARVESNADGEPVLRGAFETPRLARTPGEGGNHLRAWLDDVGLDYGRTVHLDVVTPDYKYGVRAPGERATYAATETPDSGLASIARDLDG; this is translated from the coding sequence ATGGCCGATCGCGTCACGAGCGAGGGCGTTCGCACCGTGGAGACGACTCTCGAGCGCTACGGACCGACGAACCGCCCGCAGCTACGGGTGGGTGACCCCGACGCCGTCCCCGTGGGTGAGGTGGTTCGCCTCGTCGTCGACGGGACGGAGTATCGCGCGCGCGTCGAGTCGAACGCGGACGGCGAACCCGTGCTCAGGGGGGCGTTCGAGACGCCGCGGCTCGCGCGGACACCCGGCGAGGGGGGGAACCACCTGCGGGCGTGGCTCGACGACGTCGGCCTCGATTACGGGCGGACGGTCCACCTCGACGTCGTCACGCCCGACTACAAGTACGGGGTGCGAGCGCCGGGCGAGCGCGCGACGTACGCGGCGACGGAGACGCCGGATTCGGGGCTGGCGTCGATCGCGCGCGACCTCGACGGCTAG
- a CDS encoding lysine exporter LysO family protein, whose amino-acid sequence MLWLFVSLLGGGVAGRLAPDAWPVARVADRALEAGLLVLLAMMGVRLGASERVLSNLGPLGLRAVALAAGSIAGSVLLVVAAGRYLPSLEPDGGASATPDATDEGATLPALVLAALLVGGVVGWVAPDRVVALVAAATTPTLYALLVAVGATLAAGADVFASARRLGPTVLVLPACIALGSLAGAVLVGSAFGMASAEAAAVGAGFGWYSLSGVLVSDLHGVYLGSLTFLANVLRELLTFLVLPFVVRHFGRAAGVAPGGATAMDVTLPAVRRTAGREAVVPAVVSGATLSLLVPILIPSLV is encoded by the coding sequence GTGCTCTGGCTCTTCGTCTCCCTGCTCGGCGGCGGCGTCGCCGGCCGTCTCGCGCCGGACGCGTGGCCGGTGGCGCGCGTCGCGGACCGCGCGCTCGAAGCCGGTCTGCTCGTCCTCCTCGCGATGATGGGCGTGCGCCTGGGCGCGAGCGAGCGCGTGCTCTCGAACCTCGGACCGCTCGGACTTCGTGCGGTGGCGCTCGCCGCCGGGAGCATCGCGGGGAGCGTCCTCCTCGTGGTGGCGGCGGGCCGCTACCTCCCGTCGCTCGAACCCGACGGCGGGGCGTCCGCGACGCCGGACGCCACCGACGAGGGCGCGACGCTCCCCGCGCTCGTCCTCGCCGCGCTCCTCGTCGGCGGGGTCGTCGGCTGGGTCGCCCCCGACCGTGTCGTGGCGCTCGTGGCGGCGGCGACGACGCCCACGCTCTACGCGCTCCTCGTCGCAGTCGGTGCGACGCTCGCGGCGGGCGCGGACGTGTTCGCGTCCGCGCGACGCCTCGGACCCACGGTGCTCGTCCTCCCGGCCTGCATCGCGCTCGGCAGTCTCGCCGGCGCTGTCCTCGTCGGGTCGGCGTTCGGGATGGCGAGCGCGGAGGCCGCCGCCGTCGGTGCGGGCTTCGGGTGGTACTCGCTCTCCGGCGTGCTCGTGAGCGACCTCCACGGCGTCTATCTCGGGTCGCTGACGTTCCTCGCGAACGTCCTGCGCGAGCTCCTAACGTTCCTCGTCCTCCCGTTCGTCGTGCGCCACTTCGGCCGGGCAGCGGGCGTCGCGCCCGGCGGCGCGACGGCGATGGACGTCACCCTCCCGGCGGTGCGTCGCACGGCCGGCCGCGAAGCGGTGGTGCCGGCGGTCGTGAGCGGCGCGACGCTCAGCCTGCTGGTGCCGATACTGATTCCGTCGCTCGTCTAG
- a CDS encoding pyridoxal phosphate-dependent aminotransferase produces the protein MEFADRVTRVEPSATLAVSNLAKELEAEGHDVVDLSVGEPDFETPENIVEAAEESVERGDTGYAPSNGVPALREAIATKLQDDGLDYEAGNVIVTPGAKQALFETFQTVVDEGDEVVLLDPAWVSYEAMAKVAGGDLTRVDLSPHGFQLEPALDDLADAVSDDTELLVVNSPSNPTGAVYSRAAMEGVRDLAVEHDITVISDEIYQHINYGPEHVSLAGLEGMYERTVTINGFSKAYSMTGWRLGYLAAPEDVVAEAGKIQSHSVSSATHFVQYAGVEALENTDIAVEEMVEAFAERREFLLELLAEHGVEPATPEGAFYMMLPVDEDDESWCTNALEDAHVATVPGSAFGAPGYARISYANSKQRLAEAVERLAAEDYL, from the coding sequence ATGGAATTCGCAGACCGAGTCACGCGTGTCGAACCGAGCGCGACGCTCGCGGTGAGCAACCTCGCGAAGGAACTGGAAGCCGAGGGCCACGACGTCGTCGACCTCTCGGTTGGTGAGCCGGACTTCGAGACCCCGGAGAACATCGTCGAGGCCGCCGAGGAGTCCGTCGAGCGCGGCGACACGGGCTACGCGCCGTCGAACGGCGTGCCCGCGCTCCGCGAGGCCATCGCGACGAAACTGCAGGACGACGGTCTCGACTACGAGGCCGGGAACGTCATCGTGACGCCGGGCGCGAAGCAGGCGCTCTTCGAGACGTTCCAGACCGTCGTCGACGAGGGCGACGAGGTCGTCCTCCTCGACCCCGCGTGGGTTTCCTACGAGGCGATGGCGAAGGTGGCGGGCGGCGACCTCACGCGCGTCGACCTCTCGCCCCACGGCTTCCAGCTCGAACCCGCGCTCGACGACCTCGCGGACGCGGTGAGCGACGACACCGAGCTCCTCGTCGTGAACTCCCCGAGCAATCCGACGGGCGCCGTCTACAGCCGGGCGGCGATGGAGGGCGTGCGCGACCTCGCCGTCGAGCACGACATCACCGTCATCAGCGACGAGATCTACCAGCACATCAACTACGGCCCCGAGCACGTCAGCCTCGCCGGCCTTGAGGGGATGTACGAGCGCACCGTCACCATCAACGGCTTCTCGAAGGCCTACTCGATGACCGGGTGGCGTCTCGGCTACCTCGCCGCGCCCGAGGACGTCGTCGCGGAAGCCGGGAAGATCCAGTCCCACTCCGTCTCCTCGGCGACGCACTTCGTCCAGTACGCGGGCGTCGAGGCCCTCGAGAACACGGACATCGCGGTCGAGGAGATGGTCGAGGCGTTCGCGGAGCGCCGCGAGTTCCTCCTCGAGTTGCTCGCCGAGCACGGCGTCGAACCCGCCACGCCCGAGGGCGCGTTCTACATGATGCTCCCCGTCGACGAGGACGACGAGTCGTGGTGTACGAACGCCCTCGAGGACGCGCACGTCGCCACCGTCCCCGGGTCGGCGTTCGGCGCGCCCGGCTACGCGCGCATCTCCTACGCGAACAGCAAGCAGCGCCTCGCCGAGGCCGTCGAGCGCCTCGCCGCCGAGGACTACCTATAA
- the ribH gene encoding 6,7-dimethyl-8-ribityllumazine synthase produces the protein MVSLGLVVAEFNRSVTGGMEEAALSAAADADATVAETVRVPGAYDAPLVADRLARRADVDAVAVLGAIVTGDTDHDQVIGHAIAEKLTDVSLERDVPVTLGVMGPGMSGAEARERVEKGADAVVAAVDLAETLEDL, from the coding sequence ATGGTATCCCTGGGTCTGGTCGTCGCCGAGTTCAACCGCAGCGTCACCGGGGGCATGGAGGAAGCCGCGCTCTCGGCCGCCGCGGACGCCGACGCGACCGTCGCCGAAACCGTCCGCGTCCCGGGCGCCTACGACGCGCCGCTGGTGGCGGACCGACTCGCTCGACGCGCGGACGTCGACGCCGTCGCGGTGCTCGGCGCCATCGTCACCGGCGACACCGACCACGACCAAGTCATCGGCCACGCCATCGCAGAGAAGCTCACGGACGTGAGCCTCGAGCGCGACGTCCCGGTGACGCTCGGCGTCATGGGTCCGGGGATGTCCGGTGCGGAGGCGCGCGAGCGCGTCGAGAAGGGCGCGGACGCCGTCGTCGCCGCCGTCGACCTCGCGGAAACACTGGAGGACCTCTAA